From Levilactobacillus zymae, a single genomic window includes:
- a CDS encoding mucin-binding protein, producing MTHLNVIAINKRKWWVTSSLATAVLASMILAGTTAQAATTTPTTAATTGQTVATQSELQDDQVTLGSQPATTTDETTTDATTTTNEDTTNPPATPTDPTPTEQAGEPTKGPDTTNDAAEGTTDDSLAGQEEGTADPVIPGDAETAEVDKPAADEPAATPKAPATKSETISEPVTQFPTKAPVANRVRTFSLAAATVPTPVTVSPDEISADEDLSTRFEDANLLAAVRKTLGLNDGDAIYLDMIKNYSVGSFTVDTSTIFSLKGLEILAYLPKVLESGTTVSGVQLTAQLGNNQADIEQMDFSPLANLKIFTLSLHTDYWGAVSDEQLRYFLQPDYSRTRSFDLSAVNNMKVHFDGLTNHQFAILSPVIQMIFESTASGNWSQAVTLSGNSVTDFSPLKNLKSTLTPLVTSTFQFYRSPSKIAYHPGETLEVFSPITGLQGESFNYQVRYQDNDTRELKLADSQQVTVIEDGQAKKVWKYTLVNPLITNGEIRYGQFYYDDAGRTTYTENGVGQPMGKTDLFTGTLFYQPIGEATSTATVTYVDDTTGETLATETLTGVVGTTSDYRTATTISGYTNQGYVLKGDDYPAAGVQFTTAPQAFTVRLGHGTQALTDTKQVTQTIHYVYADGTTAAPDQVAALTFTRTGSQDLVTGTTTWAAWQSANGQTGFTAQPSPTIAGYTADQLVVPAVDGITAESANLATTVTYTAQKLQNVTVAYVDDTTGQTLHTESLQGTFGTTSEYRTAAAIQAYLKQGYVLVSDDYPTDGVTFTVNAQTFTVHLTHGTQTISNSKRVTQTIHYVYADGAPAAPDYTAWLTFTRTGTRDQVTGTEVWGAWQNIDGRGGFAAKSSPVIAGYTADQPTVAAVTNVTATSADLTTTVTYTVKGTVVPVLPEKPELEDDVLEPGPTEGGLAATALADSQQAAQRLDNLAAQGTSNAGGQPTTLTGTSGTAKTTTGEAKAADTPATQLPQTNDRTTAWSWLGALGLSLLGWVGLRRRH from the coding sequence ATGACACATCTTAATGTAATCGCTATCAATAAACGCAAGTGGTGGGTCACATCCAGCCTAGCCACGGCCGTCTTGGCCAGTATGATTCTCGCCGGCACCACGGCGCAGGCGGCCACGACCACGCCGACTACGGCTGCTACCACCGGTCAAACGGTGGCTACACAGTCGGAGCTGCAAGACGATCAAGTCACGTTAGGGTCGCAGCCAGCCACTACGACTGACGAAACGACTACTGATGCCACTACGACCACTAATGAAGATACAACAAATCCACCCGCAACGCCGACCGACCCGACGCCGACAGAGCAGGCCGGTGAGCCAACCAAGGGGCCGGACACGACGAACGATGCGGCAGAAGGGACCACGGACGATTCGTTAGCCGGCCAAGAGGAGGGCACCGCGGACCCCGTAATCCCGGGTGATGCCGAGACAGCGGAAGTGGATAAACCAGCAGCTGATGAGCCAGCCGCAACGCCGAAGGCACCAGCGACTAAGTCCGAGACCATCTCAGAACCGGTAACCCAGTTTCCAACTAAGGCCCCGGTCGCTAACCGTGTCCGGACGTTCTCTCTGGCGGCAGCTACAGTGCCCACCCCGGTTACGGTCTCGCCGGATGAGATTAGTGCGGATGAGGACCTGAGCACCCGGTTTGAAGACGCTAATTTATTGGCGGCAGTGCGGAAAACGTTGGGACTGAACGACGGGGACGCCATCTACTTAGACATGATTAAGAATTATTCTGTCGGCTCTTTTACCGTCGATACTTCAACGATTTTCAGTTTGAAAGGATTAGAAATATTAGCATACTTACCAAAGGTTTTGGAGAGTGGGACGACCGTTTCGGGAGTACAGTTAACTGCCCAATTGGGGAATAATCAAGCTGACATTGAACAGATGGATTTCTCGCCGTTGGCTAATCTGAAGATTTTTACCTTATCCCTGCATACAGACTACTGGGGAGCGGTTAGCGACGAACAATTGCGATACTTTTTACAACCAGATTATTCGAGAACGCGGTCGTTTGACCTATCAGCGGTTAATAACATGAAAGTCCATTTCGATGGGTTGACAAATCATCAATTTGCCATTTTGTCCCCGGTCATTCAAATGATTTTTGAATCTACGGCTTCTGGAAATTGGTCACAAGCAGTCACGTTGAGTGGGAACAGTGTGACTGATTTTAGCCCGTTAAAGAATCTAAAATCTACTTTGACGCCTCTAGTGACTAGCACTTTTCAGTTTTATCGAAGTCCGTCGAAGATTGCATATCATCCAGGTGAGACGCTGGAAGTTTTTTCTCCAATTACAGGGTTACAAGGAGAGTCGTTTAATTATCAAGTCCGGTATCAAGATAATGATACTAGGGAGCTGAAGTTGGCAGATAGTCAGCAAGTGACGGTGATCGAAGATGGACAGGCCAAGAAGGTCTGGAAATATACCTTAGTAAATCCGTTAATCACAAATGGTGAAATCAGATATGGCCAATTTTATTATGATGACGCAGGACGAACAACTTATACTGAAAATGGTGTAGGACAACCAATGGGGAAAACGGACTTATTTACGGGGACCCTATTTTACCAGCCCATCGGTGAAGCCACCTCCACCGCCACGGTGACCTACGTGGATGACACCACCGGCGAAACCTTGGCCACGGAAACGCTCACGGGCGTTGTGGGCACGACCAGCGACTACCGGACCGCGACGACAATTAGCGGGTATACGAATCAGGGTTACGTGCTTAAGGGCGACGACTATCCCGCAGCCGGGGTGCAGTTTACTACCGCACCGCAGGCCTTTACCGTCCGTCTGGGTCACGGCACGCAGGCCTTGACCGATACGAAACAGGTCACCCAGACCATCCACTACGTTTACGCCGACGGGACTACGGCAGCCCCCGATCAGGTTGCGGCGCTGACGTTCACGCGGACCGGCAGCCAGGACTTAGTGACGGGGACGACGACCTGGGCGGCCTGGCAAAGTGCCAACGGCCAGACTGGCTTTACGGCCCAACCTTCCCCAACCATTGCGGGGTATACCGCCGATCAATTAGTGGTGCCCGCCGTTGATGGCATTACCGCCGAGAGCGCCAATCTGGCAACCACGGTGACCTACACGGCCCAAAAGCTGCAGAACGTGACGGTAGCCTACGTGGACGATACCACGGGGCAGACGCTGCACACGGAGTCGCTACAGGGCACCTTTGGTACGACCAGTGAGTACCGGACGGCCGCCGCTATTCAGGCGTATCTCAAGCAGGGCTACGTGCTGGTTAGTGATGACTATCCCACGGACGGCGTGACGTTTACCGTTAACGCACAGACTTTTACCGTGCATTTGACCCACGGAACTCAGACTATCAGTAATAGTAAACGCGTCACCCAGACGATCCACTACGTCTATGCCGATGGCGCCCCAGCGGCGCCCGATTACACGGCTTGGCTGACGTTTACCCGGACGGGGACGCGCGATCAGGTGACCGGGACCGAGGTCTGGGGCGCTTGGCAAAACATTGACGGTCGGGGCGGCTTTGCGGCTAAAAGTTCACCCGTGATTGCGGGGTACACGGCCGACCAGCCAACCGTCGCGGCGGTGACGAACGTGACGGCCACGAGCGCCGATTTGACCACGACCGTGACCTATACGGTTAAGGGGACGGTGGTACCGGTTCTGCCGGAGAAGCCGGAACTGGAAGACGACGTGTTAGAACCGGGGCCTACCGAGGGCGGACTAGCGGCGACCGCCCTGGCGGATTCCCAGCAAGCGGCTCAGCGGTTGGACAACCTTGCGGCTCAGGGCACGTCAAACGCCGGCGGTCAACCGACGACACTGACCGGAACGTCAGGCACCGCCAAAACCACCACAGGCGAAGCCAAAGCGGCGGACACCCCGGCGACCCAACTGCCTCAGACCAACGATCGGACGACGGCCTGGAGCTGGCTCGGGGCGTTAGGCTTAAGCCTATTAGGCTGGGTGGGCTTACGCCGCAGACATTAA